The window ACATTGGTTCCGGGTGTACATAAGTTACTGGTGGTTCTTGGATTTTCGCCATCTCCTCCCAAAAGCTGCCCCTCTATGGAAATGGGAAAGTCTTGGTTTTTAAGCATTGTTTCGGGGTCTTGCCCGTGTAGCATTACTCCGGAATTTCTCAAGGCCCATCCTTCACCACCTGGGGCTTGTTCTCCCACAAATCTGTATTCTACCCTATACAGGTAATAAGAAAATGGCTCATCATAAAAGATATGTCCATATTGTTGGTCAAAGTCTTCGTATCCATCATACCTCACCTTGAGTAGGCCATCTTCCACAGTGAAAGTATTTGCATAATTTTCGTCGAGGTCATGTTTGGCAATTTTAATACGCCAATTGTCCATGTCTTTGCCATTAAATAAAGTGCGCCACTCCTCTTCAATATTCACAGGTTCACTTTTGTTGGACCCCGAACAGGATGCAAGTAATCCGACAAGAATAATTAGCAAGGGCAATACTTTCAGTAGGTGTGTTTTCATCAGGTTATCGGAGAATTTTGGTTTATTTTTAATGAGATGCCAATTGATATTTAAGCACTTGAGCTTGATTGTTGTCAATAGGTAGTGTCTTGGGGTTTATCAAACCATAGAATGCCTTATTTTCTTGCTCAAAGTTAAGCAGAAAAAGTAAATTAAAGGGAAGTTCAATGGGGGCTGACCACCCGGTTTCATAGTTGTAAATCTTTAATTGCTTGCCTGGGATCTTTTGGCCGGGGCCTGGCTCTTTTAATAAGCCGTCTATATAAACCACGGCAAATCCATTTTTGAGCGCAAAAAGATTGGTGATTTCACCCTCAACTAATACAGACCCATCATTGCCAAGTGGGAGTTTCTGCCCTTTTACTTGTACAAAGTCTTCGGAATCTAATGGTATACTGTTGACCCATTCTCCATTATTTGACAAGTCATATTTGCTTATCAGGGGCTCTTTATTGAAAACAAAATATAGTGAATTGTCTGAAATACTAATCAACGCTGTCGGTGGTTCGAAGTGGAGGCTTTCTTGGTATTGGCTTTTGGGAGAAAGCTTAAGAAAGGGAGTAGCCACACCGGTGCTGGGATTTAGTTTTTCCAGTAAATAATTGTCTCTGTAATATCCTAATTCATAGGGGCTTTTATTGTTTCTTCCCGGGTGAAACAGCAATAATTCATCTTTATAAACATTAATTGCATTTTGATTTCTTTTGAGGTCCAGCGATCCATTGGGAAATGGCATGTTTGCTTTTTTTACCAAATTCAATTCTTCATCAAGTAAGCCAATTTCACCTTTTATAGATTTAGCTAGAATGTTTCCATTTTCTATTATTTTCAATCCATTGACATAATACAAGCCACTGTCACCGACTGTAGGGATAATTTTGTTAGCCAAAACATTTCCTAAACTGTCAAATTTCAGGTATTCTCCTGATTGGTAATTGTATATTAAACCTGTATTGTGGGCATAAGTACCAGCATGAATATCACCCGAAAATGGAATATTTAGGGTGTCTAAAACCACCAATTCATATTGGCCACTGTTGCTTTGAAATAGGTTACATGAGCCGCTAAAAAGGGCAATAACTAAAATAGGAAATAGATAGGTTTTAATTTTCATCCTGAAATTTAAGGGCAATTTTCAGCCTTTTCAAATTTTTTGTTTAAAGTAATTTTTAAAATTCATCAAAAATATAGACTTTACCTCTATCTTCAAATTTATGTTCCTATTATAAGAGCCTTTCTGCTATCTTTAGCTTTGATAATCAATATAAGTTTGATATTTGATCAATTAATTAACAATTAATAATGAATAACCAAAGAAGACGTTTTATTAAATCTAGTGCTTTGGGTGCTGCGGGTATATCTTTGATACCTTCTTTTGTCCTAGGAAATCAAACCGGGCATATTGCACCAAGTGAAAAAGTGAATCTGGCCTGCTGTGGAATCGGTCACAGGGGGGGAGAGGTTGTCAAATCTTTACATGCCACAGGTTTGGCAAATGTGGTGGCGCTCTGTGATGTAGACATGGGTGCCGAGCATACTGTAGAGGTAATGAAAATGTTTCCGGATGTGCCTAGATTTAAGGATTTTAGGGAGATGTTTGATAAGATGGGTAAAGATATAGAGGCTGTTTCGGTTGGAACGCCGGATTTTTCTCATTTCCCAATTACCATGTTGGCCATGTCTATGGGGATTCATGTTTATGTGGAAAAGCCCATGGCTAGGACTTTTAATGAAGTACAGCTGATGATGGATGGTGCCAAAAAGCACAATGTGGTTACTCAGATGGGTAATCAAGGTCACTCTGAAGCCAATTATTTTCAGTTTAAAGCATGGAAAGAAGCAGGGATAATCAAGGATGTAACAGCCATGACAGCTCATATGAATGGCCGCAGAAGATGGCACGGGTGGGATCCTAAAATAATTTCATTCCCTCCTAAACAACCAATACCTACTACCATGGATTGGGATACATGGTTGGGAACTTCCCATCATCACGATTACCATGAGGACCTGGTCAATGGTCAATGGAGATGTTGGTATGATTTCGGTATGGGTGCACTTGGAGATTGGGGCGCTCACATCATGGATACCGCACATGAGTTTTTGGAGTTGGGCTTGCCTGAAGAAATAGTGCCATTGAAACTGGAAGACCACAACACGTTCTTTTTTCCAATGGAAACCACATTGGCATTTAAATTCCCCAAGAGAGGTGATATGCCGGCCATGACCATTACCTGGTACGATGGGCAGAACAATATTCCTCCGGTTCCAGCGGGTTATGGAGTTTCTGAACTTGATCCAAATATTCCACCTCCAAGTAATGGCCAATTGCAACCTGCAAAACTGAATCCTGGAAAAATTATATATGGTGGGGATCTTACCTTTAAAGGTGGATCACATGGCAGTACCCTTTCGATTATACCTGAGGAGAAGGCAAAAGACATGGCCGGCCAATTACCGGAAGTTCCGGAGAGTCCTTCCAATCACTTTGCCAATTTCTTAAAAGCTTGTAAAGGTGAAGAGAAAGCAAGGTCTTCTTTTGATATTGCAGGACCATTGAGTCAAGTGTTTTCTTTAGGAGTTCTGTCCCAAAGACTAGGTGCCAAATTGGAATTTGATAGAGAAACCAAGCAAGTAACCAATCATGCCTTGGCCAACGAGTTGTTGGCAGGTGTCCCTCCAAGGAAAGGCTGGGAAGAGTTTTATAAATTGTAAAGCGTCTTCATTCGTAAAGGATTTTTATTAAAGAATTTTTTTAATTTGATTCTGATAAGAAAGCAATTTATTTGCTGCTTATCAGAATCATTTTCTTTTGTAAGTACAATAAGAAATCTTTAAGGGGAATTTCTATAGTATCGAGCCCAATTAATCTTTCAGTAAAATTTATTACACATGTCTAAGTTTTTTAATCAAGTCAAAAAGAATATCGGAACACAGGGAGGCTACTCCTTTCTGTTATTTGGAATTGCCTCAATCCTTATTGTAATCTTGTTATTGGGATTTTCCAATAGACATTCATCATTGGTTAAAAAACCAAACGTTGTGATCCTATTTGCAGATGATATGGGCTATGGAGATATTCAATCTTTAAACCCTTTGTCTAGGATCAAGACCCCGGCAATTGATGGTTTGGTAAAATCAGGGATTTCGTTTGAAAATGCGCATGCCAGTGCCTCCGTTTGTACACCTTCTAGGTATGGTTTGCTAACGGGAAGGTATGCATTCAGAACGCCGGAAGCCGCAGGTGGGATTGGTGGTTTTACGCCTTCTGTTATTGAGAAAGAAAGGCTAACCTTAGCAAGTATTTTAAAAGATGCAGGCTATACCACCGCTATTACCGGTAAATGGCATTTGGGATTAAACTGGGCTACCAAGGATCAAAAAGTAGCACAAATAAATGCTTCTACAGGCTATTCCAATGTAGATTATTCTTTACCGGTAAAATCCGGTCCAAATGATTTTGGCTTTGATTATTCTTTTATCCATCCTGCTTCTTTGGATATTCCACCTTATGTTTTTCTTGAAAATGGTCAGGTGGTGGACCCCAATATTATCTTGACAACAGACATTTATCCCACCAGGAAAGAAAATACTGAATTTTCCTGGGACAAAAAACACAGTGACGAGAGAGCTGTATATTGGGAAAAAGGTGTGTGGTGGAGGTTAGGAGAGATGTCTGCCTCCTTTAGGGTAGAAGATTGTTTGGAGACCATTGTAGAACAAGCAGAAAAATTTATTGGGATACAAAGTGCCGAACAGCCCTTTTTACTTTATATGCCCTTGACCGGTCCGCATACCCCATGGCTTCCTTCTAATGAAAGCAAGGGCAAGTCAGGTGCCGGATTATATGGTGATTTTGTAATGGACATCGATCAGGTTGTCGCCAGAATTTCATCAAAACTGGAAGCTGAAGGTTTGTTGGACAATACCTTAATTATTTTTAGTAGCGATAATGGGGCTTACTGGCCTGCTGAGGAAATTCTTTTACATGGGCATGATTCCAATAAAGGGAGTAGGGGGCAAAAGGGAGATGTGTGGAATGGTGGCCATAGGGTTCCTTTGATAATTTCTTGGCCCAGTGGCATTAAAAAAAGTAATACTTATAAAGGCTTGGTTAGTTTAACAGATATTTATGCGACCTTGGTAAGTTTGACCGGGAAAAGAATACCTCCAGGGGAGGGCATAGATAGCAAGGATTTTGGGCCGGTATTGGCTGGCGATATGTCTTTTACAACTCGTGAAAATATGGTGCATCATTCATCCGGAGGAATGTTTGCCATTAGAGAAGGTGATTGGAAATACATAGATGGGCTAGGTTCGGGAGGGTTTACTTACCCGTTTAAGATAAATCCTGAAGAGAATGGACCGGAAGGACAATTGTACCAATTGAATCAAGACCCCTTGGAAACTACCAACTTATTTGAAGC of the Cyclobacterium marinum DSM 745 genome contains:
- a CDS encoding 3-keto-disaccharide hydrolase, which translates into the protein MKTHLLKVLPLLIILVGLLASCSGSNKSEPVNIEEEWRTLFNGKDMDNWRIKIAKHDLDENYANTFTVEDGLLKVRYDGYEDFDQQYGHIFYDEPFSYYLYRVEYRFVGEQAPGGEGWALRNSGVMLHGQDPETMLKNQDFPISIEGQLLGGDGENPRTTSNLCTPGTNVVMEGELFTPHCVNSSSKTYHGEQWVTADFLVLGDSIIHHIIEGDTVLTYLQPQMGGGNVSNHNPEIKKDGQLISEGYISLQSESHPIDFKTVKIFDLSPYKNDNKKLKEVLAQLKAANNQ
- a CDS encoding Gfo/Idh/MocA family protein, producing the protein MNNQRRRFIKSSALGAAGISLIPSFVLGNQTGHIAPSEKVNLACCGIGHRGGEVVKSLHATGLANVVALCDVDMGAEHTVEVMKMFPDVPRFKDFREMFDKMGKDIEAVSVGTPDFSHFPITMLAMSMGIHVYVEKPMARTFNEVQLMMDGAKKHNVVTQMGNQGHSEANYFQFKAWKEAGIIKDVTAMTAHMNGRRRWHGWDPKIISFPPKQPIPTTMDWDTWLGTSHHHDYHEDLVNGQWRCWYDFGMGALGDWGAHIMDTAHEFLELGLPEEIVPLKLEDHNTFFFPMETTLAFKFPKRGDMPAMTITWYDGQNNIPPVPAGYGVSELDPNIPPPSNGQLQPAKLNPGKIIYGGDLTFKGGSHGSTLSIIPEEKAKDMAGQLPEVPESPSNHFANFLKACKGEEKARSSFDIAGPLSQVFSLGVLSQRLGAKLEFDRETKQVTNHALANELLAGVPPRKGWEEFYKL
- a CDS encoding sulfatase family protein; amino-acid sequence: MSKFFNQVKKNIGTQGGYSFLLFGIASILIVILLLGFSNRHSSLVKKPNVVILFADDMGYGDIQSLNPLSRIKTPAIDGLVKSGISFENAHASASVCTPSRYGLLTGRYAFRTPEAAGGIGGFTPSVIEKERLTLASILKDAGYTTAITGKWHLGLNWATKDQKVAQINASTGYSNVDYSLPVKSGPNDFGFDYSFIHPASLDIPPYVFLENGQVVDPNIILTTDIYPTRKENTEFSWDKKHSDERAVYWEKGVWWRLGEMSASFRVEDCLETIVEQAEKFIGIQSAEQPFLLYMPLTGPHTPWLPSNESKGKSGAGLYGDFVMDIDQVVARISSKLEAEGLLDNTLIIFSSDNGAYWPAEEILLHGHDSNKGSRGQKGDVWNGGHRVPLIISWPSGIKKSNTYKGLVSLTDIYATLVSLTGKRIPPGEGIDSKDFGPVLAGDMSFTTRENMVHHSSGGMFAIREGDWKYIDGLGSGGFTYPFKINPEENGPEGQLYQLNQDPLETTNLFEAFPEKIIRMKEKLEALKRAR